One window of the Pseudarthrobacter sp. ATCC 49987 genome contains the following:
- a CDS encoding NAD(P)/FAD-dependent oxidoreductase has protein sequence MGTHVAAAEQTSAGTAGAAGTETDSPTRTGLLIIGASQSGVQLAVSLRALGFDEHITLLGDEDHRPYQRPALSKEFLQGTVESESLIFRSNEYWADHNVGLVKGEYIVRIDKDPDGSGVAHSSSGRQFPFKRLALTVGARARKLEVDGGDLDGVLYLRNADDALALKARVGDAQDVVVIGGGFIGLEAASSLQKMGKNVTVLEFGPRLVGRAVGEETAEYFLQAHRARGLDIRLNTSAKRFTAKTAAGEKQTAVAGVELQDGTVLPAQIVLVGIGVIPNTQLAEQLGLTVDNGIVVDRFALASDGTTVAIGDCANMPNPVPGSEPGERIRLESVNNAIEHAKVAAYSLTGRREEYAGIPWFWSNQADLKLQIAGLCNGYDQTVLRRDEDRGKFSVIYYRKGQVIAADCVNAPLDFMAVKNALAKGQNIPAGAAADPATPLKTITTDS, from the coding sequence ATGGGCACCCACGTTGCCGCGGCGGAGCAGACGTCCGCCGGAACGGCCGGCGCAGCCGGTACCGAAACTGACAGCCCTACCCGCACCGGCCTGCTGATCATCGGCGCCAGCCAGTCAGGCGTCCAGCTCGCGGTGTCCCTCCGGGCGCTCGGCTTCGATGAGCACATCACCCTGCTCGGCGACGAGGACCACCGGCCCTACCAGCGCCCGGCCCTGTCCAAGGAGTTCCTGCAGGGCACGGTGGAGAGTGAATCCTTGATTTTCCGTTCCAACGAGTACTGGGCCGACCACAACGTGGGGCTGGTCAAGGGCGAATATATCGTCAGGATCGACAAGGACCCGGACGGCTCCGGCGTCGCGCATTCGTCTTCGGGCAGGCAGTTTCCCTTCAAGCGGCTAGCCCTCACCGTGGGCGCCCGCGCCCGGAAACTGGAGGTCGACGGCGGGGACCTCGACGGCGTGCTCTACCTGCGTAACGCTGACGACGCCCTGGCCCTCAAGGCCCGGGTGGGGGACGCGCAGGACGTTGTGGTGATCGGCGGCGGATTCATCGGCCTTGAAGCCGCGTCCAGCCTGCAAAAAATGGGCAAAAACGTCACCGTGCTGGAATTCGGTCCGCGGCTGGTGGGCCGCGCCGTCGGCGAGGAGACAGCCGAGTACTTCCTGCAGGCCCACCGCGCCCGCGGCCTGGACATCCGGCTCAACACGAGCGCCAAACGCTTCACCGCGAAGACCGCTGCAGGTGAAAAACAGACGGCGGTCGCCGGCGTCGAGCTCCAGGACGGCACGGTGCTGCCCGCGCAGATCGTGCTGGTCGGCATCGGGGTCATCCCGAACACCCAATTGGCCGAACAACTTGGCCTCACGGTGGACAACGGGATCGTCGTGGACCGCTTCGCGCTGGCCTCGGACGGCACCACGGTGGCGATCGGCGACTGCGCCAACATGCCCAATCCCGTGCCCGGCTCCGAACCGGGCGAGCGGATCCGGCTGGAGAGCGTCAACAACGCGATCGAACACGCCAAGGTGGCCGCCTACTCGCTCACCGGCCGGCGCGAGGAATACGCCGGCATCCCGTGGTTCTGGTCCAACCAGGCCGACCTCAAACTCCAGATCGCCGGACTCTGCAACGGCTACGACCAGACCGTGCTGCGGCGGGACGAGGACCGCGGAAAATTCAGCGTCATCTACTACCGCAAGGGCCAGGTCATCGCCGCGGACTGCGTCAACGCCCCGCTGGACTTCATGGCGGTCAAGAACGCGCTTGCCAAAGGCCAGAACATCCCCGCCGGCGCCGCCGCGGACCCGGCCACACCCCTCAAGACGATTACCACGGACAGCTAA
- a CDS encoding 2Fe-2S iron-sulfur cluster-binding protein: MPTVHFTDAEGAVRDVQGNPGDSVMETAVRNGVPGIVAECGGSLSCATCHVFVREDCLSKLPPMEDMEDEMLYGTAVDREDNSRLSCQLRLIDEIELFVTTPETQV; the protein is encoded by the coding sequence ATGCCAACGGTTCATTTCACCGACGCCGAAGGCGCCGTCCGCGACGTGCAGGGCAATCCCGGCGACTCCGTCATGGAAACCGCGGTGCGCAACGGCGTCCCCGGCATCGTCGCCGAATGCGGCGGGTCGCTCTCCTGCGCCACCTGCCACGTCTTTGTCCGCGAGGACTGCCTTTCGAAGCTCCCGCCCATGGAGGACATGGAGGACGAGATGCTCTACGGCACCGCCGTGGACCGCGAGGACAACTCGCGCCTGTCCTGCCAGCTCCGCCTCATCGACGAGATCGAACTGTTCGTCACCACCCCGGAAACCCAGGTGTAG
- a CDS encoding SDR family NAD(P)-dependent oxidoreductase: MSDPQLDGAGQPARTVLITGAAGGLGRAFALGFARRGYRVAVADVNLAGAEETAKLVLDTGADAAAFHADVTSVDSTEALAKSCADFGGGSIDVVLNNAAVYAGVTRSPFEDIDPAEWDLVMNVNLKGPWLVTRAASPFLPEGGRVINLSSATIFSGSEQWLHYVASKGGVVALTRVMAKELGRRGITVNAIAPGFTLTEASYGLMENAENYGVDRGAIKRASQPEDIVGAALFLAGPDSSYYTGQTMVVDGGRQFI; encoded by the coding sequence ATGTCTGATCCGCAGTTGGACGGTGCGGGCCAGCCTGCCCGCACCGTCCTGATCACCGGTGCCGCCGGCGGGCTGGGCCGGGCGTTCGCGCTCGGCTTTGCCCGCCGCGGCTACCGCGTGGCGGTGGCGGACGTGAACCTCGCGGGTGCGGAGGAAACGGCCAAGCTGGTCCTGGATACCGGGGCCGACGCGGCGGCCTTCCATGCCGACGTCACGAGTGTCGACTCCACCGAGGCCCTCGCAAAAAGCTGCGCGGATTTCGGCGGCGGAAGCATCGACGTCGTGCTTAACAACGCGGCGGTGTACGCGGGGGTGACCCGCAGCCCGTTCGAGGACATCGACCCGGCCGAATGGGACCTGGTGATGAACGTAAACCTCAAAGGCCCGTGGCTCGTCACCCGGGCGGCGAGCCCGTTCCTGCCCGAGGGCGGCCGCGTCATCAACCTCTCCAGCGCCACGATCTTCAGCGGCTCGGAGCAGTGGCTGCACTACGTCGCCTCCAAGGGCGGGGTGGTGGCCCTGACCCGGGTGATGGCCAAGGAACTGGGCCGGCGGGGGATCACGGTCAACGCGATCGCCCCCGGGTTCACCCTCACCGAGGCCAGCTACGGGCTGATGGAAAACGCCGAGAACTATGGCGTGGACCGCGGCGCCATCAAGCGGGCCAGCCAGCCGGAGGACATTGTGGGTGCGGCGCTCTTCCTGGCCGGGCCGGACAGTTCCTATTACACGGGGCAGACCATGGTGGTCGACGGCGGCCGCCAGTTCATCTGA